The following proteins are co-located in the Macaca thibetana thibetana isolate TM-01 chromosome 6, ASM2454274v1, whole genome shotgun sequence genome:
- the LOC126957220 gene encoding uncharacterized protein LOC126957220 — MPTRFSETPSPVPLILKKWPPVLRIPGIWSFGDEKPWEGRGLFTPVSKKLRVVPGTQMLPGTPKILNERTVEVLSCGIFQPLPAFRGQRSRVSPKSHLMSLERVLHVFTRPMPAVRGRTRFSDTKPQVSSCADMDPFSDLASSLS; from the exons ATGCCAACCCGGTTCTCAGAGACACCAAGTCCAG tgCCCTTGATCCTTAAGAAGTGGCCTCCAGTGCTTAGAATTCCAGGCATTTGGTCCTTTGGAGATGAGAAACCATGGGAAGGCAGGGGCTTATTCACCCCTGTATCCAAAAAGTTGAGGGTGGTGCCAGGGACACAGATGTTACCAGGGACTCCAAAAATACTGAATGAAAGGACAGTGGAGGTGCTTTCCTGTGGGATCTTCCAACCTCTTCCCGCCTTCAG AGGTCAGCGAAGCAGGGTATCACCGAAGTCCCACCTGATGTCACTGGAACGAGTGCTCCATGTCTTCACCAGGCCCATGCCAGCCGTGAGGGGCAGAACCAGGTTTTCTGACACCAAACCCCAGGTTTCTTCCTGTGCTGACATGGATCCTTTTTCTGACTTGGCCAGCAGCCTCTCATAG